In the genome of Abyssalbus ytuae, the window ACCTGCATCTCCTATCAGATAAAAGGTTTTGTCTATTTCCTTATCTTCCGGATAGGGTTGAAACGGTTTATCAGACTGATACTGTGGCTTGTAAGTGGCACATGCTGTTAATAGAGTTAAAACTAGTATGTTTAGCGTTAAATATTTTACCTTCATATTGAGATTCGAAATTTTTAATTTTTGTAATATTATGTGTTTATTTTCAAAACCGTGTATTCTAAAAAATTAAATTATGTCTGATATAATAAATAAGGCCGAAATGTATGTGAGTAATTTATTGTCAAAAGAACTTGACAGGAACTACTTATATCATAATTTAAGACATACCCAGCGTGTAGTTAAAAGTACTAAAGAATTAATTGAAAATTGTAAAATTGATAATAAACAAAAAGAAATACTCATGTTGGCGGCATGGTTTCATGATACCGGGTATATAAAAGGGTGCGAAAAGCATGAAGAAAAGAGCTGTGAAATTGTCAAACAATTTTTAAAGGAAAACCAGGTAGAAGAAGAGATTGCCCGGGAAGTTTGTAAAACCATTCAGGCAACGGCCCGAAAATCAAACCCTGAAAATATTCTGGAAGAAATTATAAGGGATGCCGATTCCTCACATTTTTCCAAAGCGAGTTACCTTGATACCTGCGAACTGTTAAGGCAGGAACTGGCCAATTTGGGTATTGTAAATTATACTATAGATGAATGGAGAAAAGAAAATATAAAAATGCTGGGGACTGAACATAGGTACTATACAAACTACGCACAGGAAAACTGGACCCCCAAAAAATTAAAAAATATAGCCAAGCTTGCCAAAACAGAGAAAAAGGAAGAATTGAAAGAGAAAAAAGAGGAACTGAAAGTGAAATTAAAAAATGAAAGCCCGGAAAGAGGTATTCAAACTTTATACAGGGTAACATTGAGAAACCATATAAAACTAAGTGATATTGCCGATACTAAAGCTAACATCCTTCTATCGGTAAATGCAATTATAATTTCCCTGGCTATGGCTAATTTAATACCAAAACTGGACAGTTTTACACACAGGCATTTGGTACTGCCCAGCTTAATACTTATATTATTTAGTGTTGCTTCCATAATCTTTGCCATTATGTCTACCAGGCCTAATGTAACCAGTGGCGAATTTACCGAAGAAGATGTAGCCAAGCGCAGGGTTAACCTTTTATTTTTTGGTAATTTTCATAAAATGCCTTTTGATAAATACGAAAAAGCGTTGGATGAAATGATAAGGGATAAACAATATATTTATCATTCATTAACCAAGGATTTATATTATCTGGGAATAGTACTGGCAAGAAAATATAAACTATTGCGTACTACATATACCATATTTATGATAGGGATTATAATATCGGTAATCGCTTATATAATTGCTTTTGTACTTCTATAACTTTATCCGGATATTTCTTTCATCAAATCATCATAGGTAAGCAATCCTTTGTTGTCGGTTTGTTTATAAAGAATTCCGGCAGAAATAGCTTGCAGGCCGCTTACACCCTGCAAATCTTCTATTTCATAAATATTAATATCGTCTGAGAGTACTTCTTTTGCCTGAAGAAGCTTTATATAGCGCATATATTCTTCTTCATCTTTTTTTTGTGAATAGATTATTGTGATATAACCAGGCTTGGTGATTCTCTCTTTCGTACCTTTTATGACGGATTTGTCTATACGCTTTTTAATTATTTCATATCGTGCATTATAGGTGCCGTCCACATCAAAATGTTTTTCATCCATCCGGTATTTAATTGACAAAGGTGTACTGTGCACGAGAATTAAAGAAGCTACATCTAAAGGCACTGTAAGTGAAGGTTTAAGATTGTAATATTCGTTTTCCATTAGGCACATGGTTTCCAGTTGCCATAACTTTAAATTTTGCAGATAAACATCACTATATTTTTTGATATGTGAAATAGCCGCCCCAATATACATATTATGTTCTACCCCGTCAGTTTTATAACGTTCAAAAAAATGTGGGAACATTCTTTGGGCATCTTCTTGTTCTTCATCAAGAATTTTAGCCATTTTTTTATTAATGGTCATTACAGTATCGTCATAGGCTTTGCGGTAGTTATAAACATTCTGGTTTGAATTCTGGAGAATGTTTAGGTAATTTTCTACCATTTCACATAATTCCGTATTGATGTTTTTTACATGCTCCAGGGCAGGGTGAATTTCTTCTACTAAAAAATTAATTATAACCTGTTCGCTACTGGTTTGAAAAT includes:
- a CDS encoding Pycsar system effector family protein, whose protein sequence is MSDIINKAEMYVSNLLSKELDRNYLYHNLRHTQRVVKSTKELIENCKIDNKQKEILMLAAWFHDTGYIKGCEKHEEKSCEIVKQFLKENQVEEEIAREVCKTIQATARKSNPENILEEIIRDADSSHFSKASYLDTCELLRQELANLGIVNYTIDEWRKENIKMLGTEHRYYTNYAQENWTPKKLKNIAKLAKTEKKEELKEKKEELKVKLKNESPERGIQTLYRVTLRNHIKLSDIADTKANILLSVNAIIISLAMANLIPKLDSFTHRHLVLPSLILILFSVASIIFAIMSTRPNVTSGEFTEEDVAKRRVNLLFFGNFHKMPFDKYEKALDEMIRDKQYIYHSLTKDLYYLGIVLARKYKLLRTTYTIFMIGIIISVIAYIIAFVLL